The genomic interval TCGGCCGGAGCACAGAAGGGAAACCGTCACCATGACTATCATCCAAAACAGCCTTTCCGCCGCCCCTGCGCCGGAGCTCAGCACGGGAGTTGCGGGTACCCCCGCATGGGACTCCGTAGTACTTGCCACTGCAGGACTGGGCGCTTGTACCTGCCAACGGGAGGAGGCCCCAGAGGCCGCTGGCAACGTCGTGGAGCTTTACCCCGGTGCCAGCGAGGCGAAAACGCGCCGGCCCCGGCTCACAGCTTCAGAGGCCGGAATGGCGACGGCCGAATACGCCATAGCCACCCTTGCCGCGGTTGGCTTCGCCGGACTTCTCGTCTTCATTCTCCGCAGCGACGAAGTGCGCGGATTCCTGCTGAACCTCATCCGCACGGCGCTGGCCTTGCCATGAGTCTGCCGCCGGCAGCGCTGCCACGGGCCGATGACCGGAGCAGCCGCTGTGGCCGCTGCCGGAACCAGGGCGTGGAAACCCGCGGGGCGCTGGGACCGGCGGCGGCGTTACGTCGCCGGTTCCGTCGCTGGCGCCGTGGGCCGGGGACTGCCCACGGCGCCGTGACGGCGGAGTTCGCGGTAGCGCTGCCGGCAGTACTGTTGCTCCTCGCACTGCTCCTGGCGGGAGCCTCCGCGGGCGTCACGCAGCTCAGGCTCGAGGAGGCGGCGCGGGCCGGCGCCAGGGCGCTGGCCCGTGGCGAGGACGCGGCTTCCGTGCAGGGGATCGTCAGGACCTTGGCGGGGACGTCGGCAACGGCGTCTGTCGGGACTGAAGGTGAGTGGCTCAGCGTTACGGTGGCCGACGGTGTGGGCGGGCCACTGGGGGCAACTGTGCCCTGGACGCTCACGGCCAAGGCCACCACGCGGAGCGAAACGCCAGCTGCCGCGGCCAATCCGGGGTTGGAGCCGGTCGGGGCCCCGGAGGAGGCGCCGTTGTGAACAGGCAATTCCGGGACAATCCGGAGCGCGGTTCGGGGACAGTGCTGGCTGCGGGACTGGCGCTGGTTGTCATCATGGCGATGGCCCTGATGTTGTTGTTCGCCCAGTCCGCGGTGATGGCCAGCAGGGCAGCGGCAGCGGCGGACCTCGCTGCCCTTGCCGCGGCCGATGCCCTGCGCGGGATCACGTCCGGAGACCCCTGCACCGTGGCCGCCGAGGTAGCAGCCCGCCATGATGCGGCACTCGTCAGCTGTACGGAAGGGGCCGGCCAGACCGTCAGGGTCCGAACGGAGCTGAATGCACGCACACTGGTTGGCGCCGCCACCGGTCAGTCGCGGGCCGGACCGCCGCCCTGAGCGGCTGTGGTGCTGAACGGCTCCGTGCTCGGCAGGAATTCCGCACTGCGGAGAGGCATTTCGCGCGCATCTTTGAGGAGGACGTCGATGAGCGTGACGGCGGCAGCCTTGTCCAGCGGATTGTTCTTGTTCCCACATTTGGGGGACTGGACGCAGGACGGGCAGCCCGCCTCGCATTCACACGCCTTGATGGCGTCGCGCGTCGCCGAGAGCCACACCTTTGCCTTGTCGAAGCCGCGTTCGGCAAAGCCGGCACCACCGGGGTGGCCGTCGTACACAAAGATGGTGGGCACGCCGGTGTCGGCGTGGATTGCGGTGGATACTCCGCCGATGTCCCAGCGGTCGCTGGAGGCCACGAGCGGCAGCAGGCCGATCGCTGCGTGTTCGGCGGCGTGCAGGGCCCCCGGGAACTGCGCCTCGATGAGCCCGGCGCCCGTCAGCGAACGGTTCT from Pseudarthrobacter sp. SSS035 carries:
- a CDS encoding DUF4244 domain-containing protein, which gives rise to MTIIQNSLSAAPAPELSTGVAGTPAWDSVVLATAGLGACTCQREEAPEAAGNVVELYPGASEAKTRRPRLTASEAGMATAEYAIATLAAVGFAGLLVFILRSDEVRGFLLNLIRTALALP
- a CDS encoding TadE family type IV pilus minor pilin, whose amino-acid sequence is MSLPPAALPRADDRSSRCGRCRNQGVETRGALGPAAALRRRFRRWRRGPGTAHGAVTAEFAVALPAVLLLLALLLAGASAGVTQLRLEEAARAGARALARGEDAASVQGIVRTLAGTSATASVGTEGEWLSVTVADGVGGPLGATVPWTLTAKATTRSETPAAAANPGLEPVGAPEEAPL
- a CDS encoding Rv3654c family TadE-like protein, producing the protein MNRQFRDNPERGSGTVLAAGLALVVIMAMALMLLFAQSAVMASRAAAAADLAALAAADALRGITSGDPCTVAAEVAARHDAALVSCTEGAGQTVRVRTELNARTLVGAATGQSRAGPPP